The region AAAGAAAAAATAAGTGTATTACAGGAGTTATCTTCTGTGGAAGCTCTTGCAGCGCTATACCAGTTAAAATATAACAATAGACTCGACCTTGTATTTGACATTCAGGATAAAGAAACGCTGGAACTTATAGAGATTCCTCCCTCTCTTTTTCTTACTCTTTTTGAAAATGCATTAAAGCATTCTGCAATAGGAGAAAATCCGGAAAGTTTCATAAAACTATCCTGTAAAACTGAAGATCTTGTTTTAGTTTTTGAAGTCATTAACTCCTTTGATAAAAACAAAAAATCACCCATTGATACAGGATACAACGGATTAGGTAATAAGGCTATTATTCGTATATTAGAAAAATACTATCCTGAGAAATTCAACTTTTCTTCGGAGCAAGATGGTGATTTCCATTATAAAACTGTTTTAAAAATTAATTTAAATGAGTGACCTGACTGTCGTGAATATTGATGACGAATATCCTGCCCTGCAAATCATAAAACAATATTGCGAGCAGATTGAAGGCATTGATTTATTGAAATCTTTTCAGAATCCACACGAGGCATTAACATATCTTGAAGAGAATAAAGTTGACCTTATTATACTGGATATTAATATGCCCGGAATTAATGGCATTGAACTTTTGCAGCAGCTCTCCTACAAGCCCCTTTGCATTTTTCTGACATTAGAAACCCAATATGCTGTAAAAGCATTTGAACTGGATGTGGTCCATTATCTTGTAAAACCTGTAGACTTTGAGACCTTCAACAAGGCCATTAATAAAGCAAAAGATTTTTTACAGTTTAAAAACCTCTCTAATAACAGTCCGCAGAAAGATTTCATTATGTTTAAATCCGATTATGTAATGAATAAAGTTTTCTTAAAAGATATTCGATGGATTCAGGGTTTCGGGGAGTATATTATCCTTATCACCCCTTTGAAAAAATATATGATATTGGAAAGAATGACGAACTTCGAGGAAAAATTTAAGGACTTCGGATTTATAAGAATCCATAAATCCTATATCGTTTTATCTTCTTCCATCAGTTCTTACGACTCTAACAATGTCTACCTAAAGGACGGACATAATCTGCCTTTAGGTAGAACCTATAAAAGTACTTTAAAGAACATTTTTACAATATAATTAAACTATTTCCCTGGCATATTAAGAGTTCCCATAGCTATACAATATGCCAAGTCAAATAGCTATGCATAAAACTTGTAACTATATCCTAATCTTATCACCTGAGTTTCGTAATAATAATCACTTGTATACTTAAATCCGGAACCCTGAATCTGTTTTTTTATAACCATAGTGTTCAGGAGATCTGTAGCATTCAGGAATATTTCCCCTTTTCCATTCTGAACAGATTTTTTCATACCAAGATCTATTGAAAATCTCGATTTTATTTTCCCTTGTGGTATGATATCCGGGGCTAAATATATTGCTGTTAACTGAGCATCAAAACCATTTGAAAATCTAAATGTATTATTAAACTTTACATTTCCTGAAACAGCATTCTGTTCATCGGCTGAGAAAAAGACAGGCTGTGGATACAGATTCTCAACTGAAAATGCATCGATCTGGTTTCTGTATATGTTTCCATTAATATTGAAAGAGTATATTTTCGAAACTTTCTGATTCCAAATCATGTCTAATCCCGAATTATAGCTTCGTCCTGCATTTTGGAATACTGCATAGATTAAGGTACTTTCCGGAACAATACTGGAAATCCTGGTAATCGTTCCGTTTGCAAAACGATGATATAAAGCCGAATATAAGTAGCCATTATTCCAATTATATTTATGCCCCAGTTCTATTGAATTGGTAAACTGAGGTCTCAGTCCGGGATTCCCTACTTTTATAATCTCTGCATCATCGTATTTTGGGAAAATTCGGATATCTACTTCATTAGGACGGTCTACTCTTCGGTTATATAATATCGATAATTTGTTGTGATCATTTAGTTTACAGGCTAGTCTTAAGTTTGGAAAACGGGATTCTCTGCAGAAAGATTCAAGGCTAATGAATCTGTTGAAAACCAATTAAAAATTATTCTATGCCTTAGAAAGCAGTTTTACCTGCTTAGTACTCATCAGTATACTAAAGGATAACATTCCTACCGCCAGAAGTGCATAACATACCAGAATGATTATATTTAAAGCTCCTACTGCATATTCTGAAGAAAAAAACTGGCTTATAAGGGTTAGAAATGATAATCCTAATCCGGCTCCTAAGAAATAGCTTGTAGTTCCCAAACTAGATGCTACTCCATAATTAGCTGGTTCCACATCCTGAATTCCCAACACTGATAAAGCTGTAAAACAAAAAGTCATTCCTATTCCCGAAATGCAGGCTGCTCCCATCAATACAAACACCAAAGGATGTCCGGTAAAAACAGAAACCAATAAAAGCAATGCTCCTGTCAACATAAATATCCATCCTAAAGCTCCCATTCTAAAGGAATTTAATCGCTTTGATATATAAGGCAGAATATATTTAGCAACCAATGCGGACAATATACTAAAAGGGACAAGCATTAAGCCTGAAGATGCAGCATCATAGCCCATGTCTTTCTGCAGCATTAATGAAATAAGAAACAAGAAGCCGATGAAAAATGCTCCTAATAGAAAAAATGCAAGATTAGAAATCACCAGTGACTTGTGTCTGAATATCTGCAAATTTACTAATGGGTAAGAAACAGTTCTCAATCTATAGATTACAAATTTTAAAAATACTACAGGGAGCACTAAAGAAGCTATAATGATTACAGGATTTTCTTTGATATGCACCAATTCATGTACACCATATGTTAAACTTAAAAATCCTAATACTATAAATACAGCAGAGATCATGTCTGTTTTAGCAGCTTGATCCGGTTTATCTGCGGGCAAATAATAATATGCAGCGATCAATGTTACAAGAAGAATAGGCACATTGATCAAAAATACCCAATGCCAGCTTAGATAGGTGCTTATAATCCCACCAATGGAAAGTCCGCTCCCGGAACCTATTGCTGCAAAAGAACCAAAAATTGCCATTGCCCTGTTCCGTTCCTGTTCTGCTAAAAAGGTGTTCGTTACAATTGATACAGCTGATGGCATTATAAATGCAGCACCCAGCCCCTGCAGTGCACGGAAAATTGCCAGCACCTCAAAATTTGTGGATAATCCGGCTCCTAATGATGCCAGCATAAAAGTAAGTGCCCCAAATAAAAATATCTTTTTTCTTCCTAACTGATCCGAGAGCTTTCCGCCAATAATAAGAAAGCCTCCAAAGAAAAGAACATAAAATGTCTGCAGCCATTGTGCTGTCTCGGATGTGATATGGAACTGTTCCTGGATAGAAGGAATCGCCAGATTGATTACTGCAATATCCAATGCTTCTACAAAAGTTCCTATTGAAGCTAAAATTAATATTATTTTTTTTCTCCTGCCCATCATACTCTAATTCAATAATTCTAAGCAATAACCTTTAGTCAACCACAATTTTTTTACTAAATAATGCCAGTTAAAACTAAACAAAACACTATATAACAATTACTTACAATACAAAAAGCTATTTTAATGCTGCAAAAATCAAAATAAAAATCATTCAGAAAAAGGACATTTGTCCCAACTAGGATAAAATTTATAAGTAACAGGTCAATTTAGGGTATATTTTTATTGAAGTTTTTCAGTTTTTTTTCAAAAAAACTCAGAAATATTTACATTTCTCAAATCTTCTCCAACAGGCTGTAGATCTTGGTTTCTCTCCTATTTCAATTGGACACCCATTATTTATTTGCACATAAAAACAATATTTTCTTTTGGATTTGATATAAATTTGTATATTAGCATCATGATATGATAAAAATTATATCATAAAACCAAATCACGCTGAATTAATTATTATGAAAAAAACATCCATTCCTCTATTGATGGTAGAGATACTAACATACACACCTCCAAATTTGTGTGTATAGAGCCAAAGCACTTCAATTTCAGAAAAATCAATCAGTACGGAACTTTAGCATGAACACTCCTAAATTGGAATTGTTATATAGCTATTCAATAACAGCTCGATTTTACAATCTGTTTCAAAAGGTAGTTTATACTGATTTGTCCATTCTGAAATAATTAAAACCGATTTTTTACAGAAGCAAGGTATTTTTATATAACAGTTTAATATGATATTTATTAATCTTATTATATACAAAATTGATAGAAATAGTAGCTAATTAAGATTATGCTGTCAACAAAGTTGCACTGTAAATTATCTAAAATATGATTGACATATGTTTTATTAGTAATGTCAGAAGAATTATAAACCAAATTTAACACTAAATATTATGGAATTACACAAGAAGATCCTACTTGGATCATTTATCTCAGTTGCATTGGTATCATGTAATACCAGCGATAATGTGGACGAAAGCACTCCACAAGGATTAACAGAATTGAAAGCTGTACCACAGGCAGATATCCCTGCCGGCTTTGAAAACACACACATGTGTAAAGATGTTTATCTTCCGGGAACTGATCCAAGAGGAGCTGTTATTA is a window of Elizabethkingia anophelis R26 DNA encoding:
- a CDS encoding sensor histidine kinase, producing MDFSKEGSHISFLYNVYIYQGIVILVASFLGITKDKFLIEQDVIDLGKQKDELYLNLLKSKLNPHFLLNTLNNIYANSFTPSIATSNSILQLSKLLQYIIYDSSKEKISVLQELSSVEALAALYQLKYNNRLDLVFDIQDKETLELIEIPPSLFLTLFENALKHSAIGENPESFIKLSCKTEDLVLVFEVINSFDKNKKSPIDTGYNGLGNKAIIRILEKYYPEKFNFSSEQDGDFHYKTVLKINLNE
- a CDS encoding MFS transporter — encoded protein: MMGRRKKIILILASIGTFVEALDIAVINLAIPSIQEQFHITSETAQWLQTFYVLFFGGFLIIGGKLSDQLGRKKIFLFGALTFMLASLGAGLSTNFEVLAIFRALQGLGAAFIMPSAVSIVTNTFLAEQERNRAMAIFGSFAAIGSGSGLSIGGIISTYLSWHWVFLINVPILLVTLIAAYYYLPADKPDQAAKTDMISAVFIVLGFLSLTYGVHELVHIKENPVIIIASLVLPVVFLKFVIYRLRTVSYPLVNLQIFRHKSLVISNLAFFLLGAFFIGFLFLISLMLQKDMGYDAASSGLMLVPFSILSALVAKYILPYISKRLNSFRMGALGWIFMLTGALLLLVSVFTGHPLVFVLMGAACISGIGMTFCFTALSVLGIQDVEPANYGVASSLGTTSYFLGAGLGLSFLTLISQFFSSEYAVGALNIIILVCYALLAVGMLSFSILMSTKQVKLLSKA
- a CDS encoding outer membrane beta-barrel family protein encodes the protein MVFNRFISLESFCRESRFPNLRLACKLNDHNKLSILYNRRVDRPNEVDIRIFPKYDDAEIIKVGNPGLRPQFTNSIELGHKYNWNNGYLYSALYHRFANGTITRISSIVPESTLIYAVFQNAGRSYNSGLDMIWNQKVSKIYSFNINGNIYRNQIDAFSVENLYPQPVFFSADEQNAVSGNVKFNNTFRFSNGFDAQLTAIYLAPDIIPQGKIKSRFSIDLGMKKSVQNGKGEIFLNATDLLNTMVIKKQIQGSGFKYTSDYYYETQVIRLGYSYKFYA
- a CDS encoding LytR/AlgR family response regulator transcription factor, with amino-acid sequence MSDLTVVNIDDEYPALQIIKQYCEQIEGIDLLKSFQNPHEALTYLEENKVDLIILDINMPGINGIELLQQLSYKPLCIFLTLETQYAVKAFELDVVHYLVKPVDFETFNKAINKAKDFLQFKNLSNNSPQKDFIMFKSDYVMNKVFLKDIRWIQGFGEYIILITPLKKYMILERMTNFEEKFKDFGFIRIHKSYIVLSSSISSYDSNNVYLKDGHNLPLGRTYKSTLKNIFTI